In Candidatus Glassbacteria bacterium, one DNA window encodes the following:
- the thpR gene encoding RNA 2',3'-cyclic phosphodiesterase → MTGNRHIIPTLVRQLIRGERMRTFIALEPPADLRAAIGELSGALDDLMPGMKWVKAANIHLTLRFLGEIETARLEDASVAVAGAAAAISSFDLRPTGLGHFGSPRKPRVVWLGLAHIDNLTELAAGIEERLEESGFGRADKPFSAHLTLARAGRRPGPPPDWERTRAAASPDWPAWTVSEVCVIKSTLTPRGPIYDIISRHELSANP, encoded by the coding sequence GTGACAGGAAATCGACATATCATTCCAACACTCGTTCGACAACTGATAAGGGGAGAGCGGATGCGTACTTTTATCGCCCTGGAACCGCCGGCGGATTTGCGTGCGGCGATCGGCGAGCTGTCCGGCGCACTGGACGATCTCATGCCGGGAATGAAATGGGTCAAGGCCGCCAATATTCATCTGACCCTCCGCTTCCTGGGCGAGATAGAGACGGCGCGGCTGGAGGATGCGAGCGTGGCAGTGGCGGGCGCTGCCGCCGCGATATCCTCTTTCGACCTGCGGCCGACCGGACTGGGCCATTTCGGTTCGCCTCGTAAACCGAGAGTTGTCTGGCTGGGGCTGGCGCACATCGACAACCTGACCGAACTCGCCGCGGGGATCGAGGAGCGGCTGGAAGAGTCCGGCTTCGGCAGGGCGGATAAACCGTTTAGCGCCCACCTGACCCTGGCCCGCGCGGGACGACGGCCCGGTCCGCCGCCGGACTGGGAAAGGACCAGAGCGGCGGCGTCGCCAGACTGGCCGGCCTGGACCGTGAGCGAAGTTTGCGTGATCAAGAGCACGCTCACCCCCCGCGGCCCGATTTACGATATCATCTCGAGACACGAACTGAGCGCGAATCCATAA